One window of the Haloarcula halobia genome contains the following:
- a CDS encoding metallophosphoesterase family protein: MLTLTHIADTHLGHRQYGLKQREDDMVSTTRAAFREMIEERGTDAILLPGDLFHSRDLRPKILHQIEQELERIPDEVPVLVSRGNHDENLTPRDVTWLNYLHQRGHIVFLQAELNADPETAWLNPYDPEEPGQSAGFYDIDVADVDGPIRVFGLQWRGAKTDQALQQVAKGIKETNEMHEEPAWTVLLAHFGMEDEVPTLGGTVTHGELRDVKEVVDYLALGHIHKRYESGEWIYNPGSPEAHNTREGRPEWEHGYYSVALDVGGSGAGGDAVGFDVEHHLTKRRPYYRIEFDVTAHESPGDLETAFQEHVRDEQAALTEYCSQDEFTAQGEPREPIIDLRFTGTLQFSRGDFRTDELAAWVEDACDALYVQVNTGIRTANVQQLLSEIDEDEVFKDGQLNTAALEHRVFETITKESIYDDHAGDVADVLGNAHQMAQADEAVEDIRDSVSSARQELFPDLADDVVLDIEEDPFADAETDEEASVDTTGGDEADVETEAGEVVEQ, translated from the coding sequence ATGTTGACACTCACGCACATCGCTGATACGCACCTTGGCCATCGACAGTATGGATTGAAACAACGCGAGGATGACATGGTATCGACCACGCGTGCTGCGTTCCGAGAGATGATCGAGGAGCGCGGGACAGACGCGATTCTATTACCGGGTGACCTGTTCCACTCGCGGGATTTACGGCCGAAGATCCTGCATCAGATCGAACAGGAACTCGAACGGATACCTGATGAGGTGCCGGTGTTAGTCTCGCGTGGGAATCACGATGAGAACCTGACGCCGCGTGACGTGACGTGGTTGAATTACCTGCATCAGCGCGGACACATCGTGTTTTTGCAGGCGGAACTGAATGCGGATCCGGAGACAGCGTGGCTCAACCCGTACGATCCGGAAGAGCCGGGGCAGTCTGCAGGGTTTTATGATATTGATGTCGCGGACGTAGACGGGCCGATTCGCGTGTTCGGCCTGCAGTGGCGCGGTGCGAAGACAGACCAGGCGCTCCAGCAGGTGGCGAAGGGGATCAAAGAGACGAATGAGATGCATGAGGAACCGGCGTGGACTGTGTTGCTGGCGCATTTCGGGATGGAAGATGAGGTGCCGACGCTCGGCGGGACAGTAACCCACGGCGAACTGCGGGACGTGAAAGAGGTGGTGGATTACCTGGCGCTTGGGCACATTCACAAGCGGTACGAGTCGGGCGAGTGGATATACAATCCTGGGTCACCGGAAGCGCATAACACGCGGGAAGGGCGACCTGAGTGGGAGCATGGCTACTACTCGGTCGCGCTTGACGTCGGAGGCTCCGGGGCTGGTGGTGACGCGGTTGGGTTCGACGTGGAGCATCATCTGACGAAGCGACGGCCGTACTACCGAATTGAATTCGACGTGACGGCGCATGAGTCACCCGGTGATCTCGAAACCGCGTTTCAGGAGCACGTTCGGGATGAGCAGGCTGCGTTGACAGAGTACTGCAGTCAGGACGAGTTCACGGCACAAGGCGAGCCGCGAGAACCGATTATCGATCTTCGGTTCACGGGCACGTTGCAGTTTAGCCGTGGGGATTTCCGAACGGATGAACTTGCGGCGTGGGTGGAAGATGCGTGCGACGCGTTGTACGTGCAGGTGAATACAGGGATTCGGACGGCGAACGTGCAGCAACTTCTCTCGGAGATTGACGAGGACGAGGTGTTCAAAGATGGGCAGCTGAACACGGCTGCGTTAGAACACCGTGTCTTCGAGACGATTACGAAGGAATCGATCTACGATGATCATGCAGGCGATGTCGCTGACGTGTTAGGGAATGCTCATCAGATGGCGCAGGCTGACGAAGCCGTCGAGGATATTCGTGACTCGGTGAGTTCGGCGCGGCAGGAGTTGTTCCCGGACTTGGCGGACGACGTGGTGCTGGATATCGAGGAAGACCCGTTTGCCGATGCCGAAACGGACGAAGAGGCGTCCGTTGACACGACGGGCGGCGACGAAGCAGACGTTGAGACGGAGGCAGGAGAGGTGGTAGAACAATGA